The following DNA comes from Cellulomonas soli.
CGGGCAGCACCCGGGCGGCCGCCGAGACCAGCACGCGGTCCCAGCCGCCGGCGCGGGGCCGCCCCAGCGCGCCCGGGTCCGCCGGTTCGAGCCGTGCCCACGGCTGGTCGGTCGCGTCCAGGTTGCGCGCACCCCAGGCCGCCAGCTCCGGGTCGAGCTCGAGGCCCAGCACCGTGCCCGTGGGGCCGACCAGGTGGGCCAGGAGCGCGGTCGTCCAGCCCGACCCGGCGCCGACGTCGAGCACGTGCGCGCCGACGGGCACGTCGAGCAGGCGCAGCATCTCGGCGACCGTGCTCGGCTGCGAGCTCGTCTGCCCGTGCCACAGGGGTAGCGGCCGGTCCTCGGAGGCGTGCCGACGTTGAGCGGGGGGCAGGAAGTCGACCCGGGGGTGGGCCACCATCGCCGCGGTGACCGGGTCGACGCCGTCGGCGGTCATCCTCCGAGGGTAGGAGCGGGTCAGCCCGCGGGCGCGCTGACCGGACCTGTGCTGACGGGACTTGCGCCGACCGGTTCCGTGCGTCCGGCCGCGTCGGGCATCAGGACCGCCGGGATCACGGGGATCGCACCGGTGCGTGGCACGTCGGCGGACGCAGCCGGTGGCACGACCCGCGGCTTGCGTCCTGGGCGACCGCGGTGGCGGCGCTCCTCGATCCCCTCGAGGGTGCTCGCCCGCCACACCGCGCCACCGTTCAGGCGTCCGTCGGGGGCCGGGAGCCAGGGGACCTTGCGGGAGAGCCAGACGCGGATGGTCGCGTGCTCGACGCCGAGGCGCTCGGCCAGGCGACCGATGTCGTACAGGTCGTCGAGGCCCCGGGGTGCGCAGGGCTCGGTGCGGGCCTCGGCGGTGCGGCCGACGGTGGGGTCGGTGACCTGCTCCCGCGGCTGCGGGGCGTCGGTCGAGGGGGTGCGAGGGCCGGCGTCCACGGACGAATCGTATCCGGCTCCCGTGAATTCTGTGACGGTTCCGTCACGGGAATCTCCACACGATCTCCGCGAGGGGGGTGCGGGACGTCGACGGGATCCCGGAGGTCGCCACCTAACCTGTGACGCATGAGTGACAGATTGCCGATCTCGCGGCGACGGTCCGCAGGCGGCAAGCACGTCGCCCAGGCCGCTCGCCTCCATGATGCGAGCGTTCACACGCCCGCGCACCACGCCGTCGGACGCACCCGCACCCGCCTCGCGCAGGGCGGCCTCGTGACCACCCTCGCGGTGGCGCTCGTCGGTGTCGTCGTCGCACCGGTGTGGGGTCAGGCCTCCGGTCCGGGGGTGGCGACCACCGGCGCATCGACGTCGTCCGCCGTCAGCGCACCGCTGGACGTCGAGGCCGCGCAGGCCGACTCGGCGATCTTCGTGGCCTCCCGGGCCGTCGACGACGCCCGCGAGGCCCAGGCTGCCGCGACCCAGGTCGCCGCCGACCCCACGCAGGTCGCCGCCCTCGAAGCCGCCACCGCCGAGCTCGACGCGCTGCTCGCCGCGGCGCAGACCACGGACCCCCTGCTCGCCTCGCGCACCGACTCGACGGCCTCGCGGTCCACCGAACGGACCTCCCTCGCGGCGGCCACCCCCGAGGCCACCGAGCCCGCTGCCGACACCGCCGGTGCGGCGACCGATCCGAGCGCCGCCACCGACTCCGCCGCGACCGACCCCCCTGCGACCGACCCCGCCGCAGCCGGCGAGACCGCGGACGGCGCGGCGAGCGCCGACACCGCCGCGACCGCCGGGACGACCGACGAAGTCTCCGACGCCCTCCTGCCGGGCGCCGCCTCCCTGACGACCGGCGTCGACCGGCTGCGCGCCGCCGTGGCGGCCGTCGCGGCGCTCACCGACCAGGTCCAGCAGACCACCGAGAAGACGGTCGCCGACCAGCAGGCGGCGGCCGTGGCAGCAGCGGCGGCCGCGCAGGCCGCAGCCGACCAGGCGGCCCAGCGCGCCGCCTGGAAGGCGTCCCTGCTCGGGTACGCCAACGGTCGCATCCCCGCGTCCGCGCTCTGCTCACCTGCCTTCGACGCCGGGATCCAGCTGCGCTGCGACGCGGCCGAGGCGCTCGACGAGCTCGACGCGGCCTACGTCGCCCAGTTCGGCGTGCACCTCACGGTGAGCGACTCCTACCGTTCGTACGCAGGCCAGGTGGCCTGCGTCGCCGCGAAGGGCTCGCTGTGCGCGAAGCCCGGCACGTCGAACCACGGCACGGGTGTGGCGGTCGACCTCGGCGGCGGCGTGGAGGGCTTCGGCACCGCGCAGTTCGTGTGGATGACGCAGAACGCCGCGGCCTACTCCTGGGTGCACCCCGACTGGGCGGCAGCGAGCGGGAGCAAGCCCGAGGCCTGGCACTGGGAGTACGTCGGCTGACGTCCCGCGGGCGGCGATCGCACGACCCGGTACGGAACGATTCGGCTCGCCGGCTCGCCAGGGCACGGCGCGGCCCGCACGGTACTGTCCCGGGGCATGAGCACCTCGGCCGGGTCCGGGCGGGCGCATCCCCTCGTCGGCCGTGCCGCCGAGCTCGACGACCTCGACGAGCTGCTGTCCGTGGTCGCGGGCGGCGGTGGGGCCACCGTCCTGATCGAGGGCGAGTGCGGCGTGGGCAAGTCGAGCCTCGTCGGCGCGCTGCGCGGCGGCGCGCACCTGCTCGACGTCGAGCTGTGCGTGGCCCGGGCCGACGAGGCGGACCGTCGTCCGTTCGCGATGCTGACCGCTGCCCTGCTCGGCCCGAGCGGACGCGCCACCTCCAGCCCCGTCGGCGCCGAGCTGACCTCGCTCCTCGACGCGCTCGGTGACGACCCGACCGGCGCCGCGGTCCTGGTCGAGCGCGCCGGCGAGCTCTTCGCCGCCCTCGTCCGGCACCGCGGCGACCAGCACCCGTGGGTGCTCGTGCTGGAGGACGTGCACCTGGCCGACGACGCGTCGCTGCAGGTGCTGCTGCGTCTCGCGCACGAGGGTGCCGTCTCGCGCGCGCTCGTCCTGGCCACCATGCGCCCGGTGCCGTACCGGCCCGCGCTCGCCGAGGTCGTGACGGCGTGGACCCGGGCCGGTGCGCGATACCTCGAGCTGCGTCCGTTGTCCGCCCGCGCCTCGCTCGACCTGGCCGAGACGATGGTGGGCGGCGTGATCGGCCCGGCGCTGCGCGGCACGGTGGCGACCGCGGGCGGGAACCCGATGCTCATCACCGACGTCGTGCGCACGGCGAGGCGGACCGGGGCGGTGGTCGTGCTCGACGGCGTGCACGACACGCCCGACCCGGGCTGGCTCGTCGCGCTCGACGCGGTGGTGCGCGCCCGGCTCGACTACCTGCCGGCGGAGGTCCGTCTCCTGCTCGGCCAGGCCTCCGTGCTCGGATCGTCGTTCGTCATCTCCGACGTGGCCGCGCTGTCGGGGGAGCCCGTGGCCGGGTGCTGGCGGACGCTGCGGCACGCGATGGCCGCGGGGCTCGTGCACGCACGCGGGGATCGCCTCGTGTTCCGGCACGACCTGGTGCGCGGTGCGCTGTACGACGGCCTCGACCCGTCGGGTCGGCGTGCGCTGCACGCACGGGCCGCCTGGGCCCTGCGGGAGGCGGGTGCGCCGGTGCACGTGGTCGCCGGACACCTCGACCGCGCGCGCTGAGCGCCGCAGGTTCTTAGGGTGGCCACTGGCGCCACCGCGCCGACCGTCCGAGCCTGAGGAGACCGCATGCCCACGCGCACCGCACGGACCGCCTGGACCGGGACGCTCATGGAGGGTGGTGGTCAGGTCGCCCTCGTCAGCTCCGGTGCCGCCACCTTCGACGTCTCCTTCCCCCGTCGTACCGCTGAGGAGGCTGCCGGGGTCACCAGCCCCGAGGAGCTCATCGCCGCCGCGCACTCCTCGTGCTTCGCCATGCAGCTGTCGGCCCTGGTCGCCGAGGCGGGCGGGACGCCCGTCTCGTTGGACGTGCAGGCCGACGTCACGCTGCGACCCGATCCTGCCGGCGGTCTGCGCATCAGCGGGATCGCACTGACGGTGCGGGGCCGGGTCGACGGCCTGGACGCCGCCGGGTTCACGGCGGTGGCCGACGCGGCGAAGGCGACCTGTCCGGTCAGCAAGGCGCTGACCGGCACCGAGATCACCCTGGACGCCGCCCTCGTCTGAGCTGCGGTCCGATCTGCGGTCCGATCGGCATCCGATCGGCATGGTCGCCGGAGGGGGACCTCGGTCCCAGTAGGTGAGGCTCACCTTCGCTCTACGGTCGGGGCATGGATCTGGTGGACTGCGGTCCGGGCGATGCCGTCCGTGTGCTCGGGATCGGCCTCGACGAGGGGATGCGTCGACGCTGCCGTGAGCTGGGGCTGCAGCCCGGGGTCGTCGTGCACGTGACGCACCGCGCCGCGTTCGGCGGACGGGTCGTCGCGGTCGGCGCCGACCGCTTCGCGCTCGACGGACGCACCTGCGCGCTCGTCGACGTCGAGCACGTCGCACCCGTCGGGGTCGCCTGATGTCCTGCCACGACGTGAGCCCGGACCCCGGCGCGCTCGCGGTCGAGGCCCGCACGGCGGAGCCGACCGTCGTGCTCGTCGGGAACCCCAACGTCGGCAAGTCGACCCTGTTCAACACCCTGACGGGCGCCCGGCAGCACGTCGTCAACGCCCCCGGCACGACCGTCGAGCTGCAGACCGGCACGTGGCGCGGCGTCGGCGGCACGGCCCGGGTGCGGCTCGTCGACCTGCCGGGCACGTACTCGTTGCTGGCCCGCACGCCCGACGAGCAGGTCACGGCCGACACGGTCGCCGGGCAGAGCGCGGCGGGTGCCCCCGACGTGGTGCTCGCCGTCGTCGAGGCGCCCGGGCTGGCGCGCTCGCTCTACCTGCTCGGGCAGGTCGCCCGGACGGGTCGACCCGTCGTCGTCGCGCTCACGCTGTCCGACGTCGCCTCGAGCCGGGGCGTGCCGGTCGACGCCGACCGGCTGGCGGCCGCGCTCGGCGTGCCGGTCGTCGCCGTCGACCCGCGCACGGGCTCGGGCCGCACCGAGCTCACCGAGGCGGTCGCCGAGGCCCTCGTCCGGCCGTCCCACGTGCAAGGACTCCGGGCGCGCCCGACGGACGAGCAGGTCGCGAACGGCTCGGGCGATGCCGCGCTCGCGGACGCCGACGAGATCTTCACGTGGGTCTCCGGCGTGCAGGCCGCGCTCGACCGTCCTGCGGTCGCCACCCCCGTGCGGACCTGGTCGGACCGCGTGGACCGCCTCCTGCTCGACCCGTGGGTCGGCGTCCCGGTGTTCGCCCTGGTCATGTGGGGTCTGTTCCAGCTCGCCACGGCCGTCGCCGCGCCGCTGATGGCCGCGGTGGACACGCTCGTCAACGGGTGGGTCGGCGACGGGCTGCGCGCCCTGCTGCCCTCGTCGGGCGGGTTCGCGTGGGTCGAGGGCCTGCTCGTCGACGGCGTGCTGGCGGGCGTGGGCACGGTGCTGTCGTTCGCGCCGCTCATGGGCCTGATGTTCGTGGCCATCGCGATCCTCGAGGACTCCGGCTACCTGGCGCGCGCCGCGTTCGTCGCCGACCGTGCGATGCGACTGATCGGGCTGGACGGGCGCGCGGTGCTCCCGCTCGTCGTCGGGTTCGGCTGCAACCTGCCCGCCCTGGCCGCCACACGCACGCTGCCGCACGCCCGGCAGCGGCTGCTCACCGGGCTGCTCGTGCCCTACACCTCCTGCACGGCCCGCCTGACCGTCTACATCCTGCTGGCCACGGTGTTCTTCCCGTCGAACCCCGGTACCGCGATCTTCCTCATGTACGTCGCGAGCGTCGTGCTCGTGGTCGTCGGCGGGCTGCTGCTGCGACGCACCGCGTTCCGGGACGTGCGCACCGAGCCGTTCGTGCTCGCCCTGCCCGCCTACCAGCGCCCCCGCGTACGCGCGCTCGGGCTGTCGGCGTGGGTCCGGGTGCGGGCGTTCGTGCTCAAGGCCGGGCGCATCATCGTCGTCACGCTCACCGCCGTGTGGCTGCTCATGGCCGTGCCGATGACGGGCAACCACCCGGTCGGCGACGTGCCCGTCGAGGACAGCCTGTACGGCAGCGCCGCGCAGGCCATCGCCCCGGTGTTCGCCCCGGCAGGCTTCGGCAGCTGGCAGGCGTCCGCCGCGCTGGCCACCGGGTTCGTCGCCAAGGAGGTCGTCGTCGGCTCGTTCGCGCAGTCGTTCGCCGTCGCCGAGCCCGAGGACCCGTCCCAGCCGGGCGACCTCGGCACCCAGATGCAGGCCACCTTCGAGCGCACGTCCGGCGGGCACCCGGCGGCCGCTGCGGCGGCGTTCATGGTGTTCGTCCTCGCCTACAGCCCGTGCCTGGCGACCATCGCCGAGCAGCGCCGGCTGTTCGGGGTCCGCTGGACCCTGCGGGCCGTCGGCATCGGCCTAGCTCTCGCCTGGGTGGGTGCGGTGCTCGTCTTCCAGATCGGCTCGCGGCTCGGCGGCCTGGCATGAGCATGCTCACCGACGTGCTCGCGCAGACCCGTGCCGGTGCGACGCCCGACCGTGTCGCCCGGCAGCTGGGGCTCGACCAGGGGCTGGTCGACGCCGCGATCGACCACTGGGTGCGGCTCGGTGTGGTGACGAGCGTGTGCGCCGGCCCGCGGACGCCGGGTGCGGCTTGCGCCGCCGCGACCCCTGCCTGCGCGGGCTGCCCCGTCGCGTCGCTGCGCTGACCTGCGTGGTCTGCGGGCACGTCTCGTCGCCGCTAACCGGTGAGTCGCAGTGCCCCGGAGAACGGATTCCTACAGGCGCCGGCCGTGAGTCGCACCTTGGTGAAGGGTGTAGCGTGCCGCCGGCGAGATCCCGGGGGAGGACGGTGGCATGGGTTTCATTGTGGAGACGGTGAGCCTTCGCGGGATGGCTGACTCCTTGGAAGTTCGGGCGGAGGAAGCATCCGGTCGGGCGTCCGAGTACGCGACTGCGCATCTGGAGTTCGGCCACGAGTCCGCGGGCCTGCTGTTTCACGCTGCGGCCACCGCGGCCGGCGAGACCGAGCAGAGCCTCCGGGCTGCCTTGACCGCACAGCGGGAGAGTCTCCTCAAGTCCGGTTTCGAGTTGGATCAGAGCGCGCGAGAATACGACCGGACGGATCTTGAATCAGCCGCGAGGCTCGACTCCTTGATGCAGGGTTCTCGCGGTGGGCGCCTCAGTATTCCCTGGAGCAGAGCTGTCTACGTTGAGCCCGTGGTTCCGACGGTCGCCCTGACCGAGCCGCAACTTTCCGGCGGTGG
Coding sequences within:
- a CDS encoding protein-L-isoaspartate O-methyltransferase family protein, coding for MTADGVDPVTAAMVAHPRVDFLPPAQRRHASEDRPLPLWHGQTSSQPSTVAEMLRLLDVPVGAHVLDVGAGSGWTTALLAHLVGPTGTVLGLELDPELAAWGARNLDATDQPWARLEPADPGALGRPRAGGWDRVLVSAAARVLPDRLVEQLAPGGRMVVPVRSTMHLVVRDQAGEVRVSTHGSYAFVPLR
- a CDS encoding M15 family metallopeptidase — encoded protein: MSDRLPISRRRSAGGKHVAQAARLHDASVHTPAHHAVGRTRTRLAQGGLVTTLAVALVGVVVAPVWGQASGPGVATTGASTSSAVSAPLDVEAAQADSAIFVASRAVDDAREAQAAATQVAADPTQVAALEAATAELDALLAAAQTTDPLLASRTDSTASRSTERTSLAAATPEATEPAADTAGAATDPSAATDSAATDPPATDPAAAGETADGAASADTAATAGTTDEVSDALLPGAASLTTGVDRLRAAVAAVAALTDQVQQTTEKTVADQQAAAVAAAAAAQAAADQAAQRAAWKASLLGYANGRIPASALCSPAFDAGIQLRCDAAEALDELDAAYVAQFGVHLTVSDSYRSYAGQVACVAAKGSLCAKPGTSNHGTGVAVDLGGGVEGFGTAQFVWMTQNAAAYSWVHPDWAAASGSKPEAWHWEYVG
- a CDS encoding ATP-binding protein is translated as MSTSAGSGRAHPLVGRAAELDDLDELLSVVAGGGGATVLIEGECGVGKSSLVGALRGGAHLLDVELCVARADEADRRPFAMLTAALLGPSGRATSSPVGAELTSLLDALGDDPTGAAVLVERAGELFAALVRHRGDQHPWVLVLEDVHLADDASLQVLLRLAHEGAVSRALVLATMRPVPYRPALAEVVTAWTRAGARYLELRPLSARASLDLAETMVGGVIGPALRGTVATAGGNPMLITDVVRTARRTGAVVVLDGVHDTPDPGWLVALDAVVRARLDYLPAEVRLLLGQASVLGSSFVISDVAALSGEPVAGCWRTLRHAMAAGLVHARGDRLVFRHDLVRGALYDGLDPSGRRALHARAAWALREAGAPVHVVAGHLDRAR
- a CDS encoding OsmC family peroxiredoxin, producing MPTRTARTAWTGTLMEGGGQVALVSSGAATFDVSFPRRTAEEAAGVTSPEELIAAAHSSCFAMQLSALVAEAGGTPVSLDVQADVTLRPDPAGGLRISGIALTVRGRVDGLDAAGFTAVADAAKATCPVSKALTGTEITLDAALV
- a CDS encoding FeoA family protein — its product is MDLVDCGPGDAVRVLGIGLDEGMRRRCRELGLQPGVVVHVTHRAAFGGRVVAVGADRFALDGRTCALVDVEHVAPVGVA
- the feoB gene encoding ferrous iron transporter B, whose translation is MSPDPGALAVEARTAEPTVVLVGNPNVGKSTLFNTLTGARQHVVNAPGTTVELQTGTWRGVGGTARVRLVDLPGTYSLLARTPDEQVTADTVAGQSAAGAPDVVLAVVEAPGLARSLYLLGQVARTGRPVVVALTLSDVASSRGVPVDADRLAAALGVPVVAVDPRTGSGRTELTEAVAEALVRPSHVQGLRARPTDEQVANGSGDAALADADEIFTWVSGVQAALDRPAVATPVRTWSDRVDRLLLDPWVGVPVFALVMWGLFQLATAVAAPLMAAVDTLVNGWVGDGLRALLPSSGGFAWVEGLLVDGVLAGVGTVLSFAPLMGLMFVAIAILEDSGYLARAAFVADRAMRLIGLDGRAVLPLVVGFGCNLPALAATRTLPHARQRLLTGLLVPYTSCTARLTVYILLATVFFPSNPGTAIFLMYVASVVLVVVGGLLLRRTAFRDVRTEPFVLALPAYQRPRVRALGLSAWVRVRAFVLKAGRIIVVTLTAVWLLMAVPMTGNHPVGDVPVEDSLYGSAAQAIAPVFAPAGFGSWQASAALATGFVAKEVVVGSFAQSFAVAEPEDPSQPGDLGTQMQATFERTSGGHPAAAAAAFMVFVLAYSPCLATIAEQRRLFGVRWTLRAVGIGLALAWVGAVLVFQIGSRLGGLA